Proteins encoded together in one Deltaproteobacteria bacterium window:
- a CDS encoding DNA polymerase III subunit delta' — translation MSAPWLESLRNQPRVAGFLDRLALAPPKSLLLEGGTREERLGLALYWAARVNCREVHPPCGACRVCRQIAEDACRDLILVNGAEGSITIDTVRDIRSVLGDAPTGNGHRVVILAEAQALGDAAANALLKSLEEPWPGNLFLLLAPNRDILLPTLVSRSFVLTLGWPKAMAEDSDLRDILADLGAFIQTGTGGWLEWTAKKGNVDVGLARRVLQEVQRALLQASYGNPLSELATVMARRLDVVAVRQAGVVVENALESLDASANPALVLEWAAIRIWGLMHK, via the coding sequence TCTCCGCAACCAGCCCCGCGTCGCGGGTTTTCTGGATCGTTTGGCCCTGGCGCCGCCCAAATCCCTGCTGCTCGAAGGCGGGACCAGGGAGGAGCGCCTTGGCCTGGCTTTGTATTGGGCCGCGCGTGTCAATTGCCGGGAAGTCCATCCGCCCTGTGGTGCCTGCCGCGTGTGCCGCCAGATCGCCGAGGACGCCTGCCGCGATCTGATCCTCGTGAACGGGGCCGAGGGCAGCATCACCATCGACACGGTACGCGACATTCGGTCCGTGCTGGGGGACGCGCCGACCGGTAACGGCCATCGCGTGGTCATTCTGGCCGAGGCCCAGGCTTTGGGCGACGCGGCGGCCAACGCCTTGCTCAAATCCTTGGAAGAACCCTGGCCCGGCAATCTTTTTCTTCTTTTGGCTCCCAATCGGGACATTCTGTTGCCCACCCTGGTTTCACGCAGTTTCGTCCTGACCCTGGGCTGGCCCAAGGCCATGGCCGAGGATTCGGACCTGCGGGATATCCTGGCCGATTTGGGCGCGTTCATCCAGACCGGCACGGGGGGATGGTTGGAGTGGACCGCCAAGAAAGGCAATGTGGATGTCGGACTGGCCCGGCGTGTGCTCCAGGAAGTGCAGCGCGCCCTGCTTCAGGCCAGCTACGGCAATCCGCTGTCGGAGCTGGCCACGGTCATGGCTCGTCGATTGGACGTGGTGGCCGTGCGCCAGGCGGGCGTTGTGGTCGAAAACGCGCTGGAAAGCCTGGATGCCAGCGCCAACCCCGCCCTGGTGCTGGAATGGGCCGCCATCCGCATCTGGGGGCTGATGCACAAATAA